A DNA window from Gorilla gorilla gorilla isolate KB3781 chromosome 6, NHGRI_mGorGor1-v2.1_pri, whole genome shotgun sequence contains the following coding sequences:
- the LOC129523723 gene encoding uncharacterized protein — protein MYRFRSQLFTGISAAATAHSYPRRFSTLLLAEDSPLSRPPHRRTSKKCSSIG, from the coding sequence ATGTATCGTTTTCGATCACAGCTCTTCACGGGGATTTCTGCTGCCGCCACCGCCCACTCTTACCCCCGCCGCTTCTCGACTCTGTTGTTAGCCGAAGACTCGCCTCTCAGCCGCCCGCCGCACAGACGCACGAGTAAAAAGTGCAGCTCCATCGGCTGA